A window of Candidatus Saccharibacteria bacterium contains these coding sequences:
- a CDS encoding methionine adenosyltransferase produces MPRTNNNTTLFASESVAAGHPDKIADQISDAILDALLAQDPHSRTAIEVLVGAGQVTLAGEITSTAAVKFADIARSQIRRLGYTNPQWGFHDGAEVRDYIHQQSPEISIGVEEYGAGDQGMMFGYACSETEQLLPLPIVLAHALTRRLDQVREEGVIGYLRPDGKAQVVVEYQDGRPSGIRHVTIATAHDESVSHDEVKQDVHEHIVSPVLKEYGYAISPKQLIVNGTGIWYIPGPYTDAGLTGRKIVVDGYGGFARVGGGAFSGKDPSKVDRSGAYAARYLAKNIVAAGLAERAEVAVAYYIGAKEPVMTTIEMFGTGTKPQADIEAYARELLVPSVKNIIETLGLKQPIYLPTAAYGHFGRKDVPWERVVGAA; encoded by the coding sequence ATGCCCCGAACCAACAACAATACGACGCTGTTTGCCAGCGAATCCGTCGCCGCCGGCCATCCCGACAAGATCGCCGACCAGATAAGCGACGCCATCCTCGACGCCCTGCTGGCCCAGGATCCGCACAGCCGCACGGCCATCGAGGTTCTGGTCGGTGCCGGGCAGGTGACGCTGGCCGGCGAAATCACCAGCACCGCCGCCGTCAAATTCGCAGACATCGCCCGCTCCCAGATCCGGCGCCTTGGCTACACCAACCCGCAATGGGGTTTTCACGATGGCGCGGAAGTGCGTGATTACATCCACCAGCAATCGCCGGAAATCTCTATCGGCGTCGAAGAATACGGCGCCGGCGACCAAGGTATGATGTTCGGCTACGCCTGCAGCGAGACGGAGCAACTGCTGCCGCTGCCGATCGTCCTGGCCCATGCGCTGACGCGCCGGCTCGACCAGGTCAGGGAAGAAGGGGTCATCGGCTATCTGCGCCCTGACGGCAAGGCGCAGGTCGTCGTCGAATACCAGGATGGCCGCCCCAGCGGCATCCGCCACGTCACCATCGCCACCGCCCACGATGAAAGCGTGTCGCACGATGAAGTGAAGCAGGATGTACACGAGCATATCGTCTCACCCGTCCTCAAGGAGTACGGCTACGCCATCAGTCCGAAGCAGCTTATTGTCAACGGCACCGGCATCTGGTACATTCCCGGTCCCTATACCGATGCCGGCCTGACCGGCCGCAAGATCGTCGTCGATGGGTACGGCGGCTTCGCCCGTGTCGGCGGCGGCGCGTTCAGCGGCAAGGACCCCAGCAAGGTTGACCGCTCTGGCGCCTACGCAGCGCGCTATCTTGCCAAGAACATCGTGGCAGCCGGCCTGGCCGAGCGGGCCGAGGTGGCGGTGGCCTATTACATCGGTGCCAAAGAGCCGGTGATGACCACCATCGAGATGTTCGGCACCGGCACCAAGCCTCAGGCCGACATAGAGGCGTACGCCCGCGAACTGCTCGTGCCATCCGTCAAGAATATTATTGAAACCCTTGGTCTGAAGCAGCCCATCTACCTGCCGACCGCCGCTTATGGCCACTTCGGCCGTAAAGACGTGCCCTGGGAACGTGTCGTGGGTGCAGCGTAA